A region of Kwoniella shivajii chromosome 11, complete sequence DNA encodes the following proteins:
- a CDS encoding phosphoribosylaminoimidazolecarboxamide formyltransferase/IMP cyclohydrolase: MSSEAPIALLSVYDKTGLLPFAKGLKELGFRLLGSGGTAKLIRENGLEIEDVSSITKAPEMLGGRVKTLHPAVHGGILSRDIPSDLADLTANSISPITLVVCNLYPFVLQTSKPDCTLAGAIEEIDIGGVTLLRAAAKNHGRVSIISSPSDYETIISEIKSNGKVSEETRRGLAIKAFEDTKSYDEAISDYFRKVYATPGTEDDMKAGAGVGYQRLQLRYGANPHQKPAQAFVEKGEMPIKTLSGSPGYINLLDALNSWALVKELAAALDLPAAASFKHVSPAGAAVGLPLDERAAKVFGVDDLKDLSPLACAYARARGADRMSSFGDWVALSHTVDVPTAKIISREVSDGVIAPGYEPEALAILSKKKGGKYCVLQMDPDFVPSEIETRQVYGISLQQKRNDCKIDASLFENVVTENKDLPKSAIIDLIVATLALKYTQSNSVCYALNGTIIGLGAGQQSRIHCTRLAGDKADNWWIRHHPKVLALPFKKGTKRADKANAIDLFVTGQAFDAEGGERAQWESLFDSTPEPLTKEEKKQHLAELKGVACSSDAFFPFPDNVHRAKRSGATYLAAPSGSIMDKECIKAADENNLVFVHHNLRLVSSIPPFS, translated from the exons ATGTCTTCAGAAGCTCCCATCG CCCTTCTTTCCGTTTATGACAAAACTGGTCTCCTGCCCTTCGCCAAGGGACTCAAGGAGTTGGGCTTCAGATTACTCGGTAGTGGAGGAACCGCCAAATTGATCCGAGAGAATGGTTTAGAGATCGA GGACGTCTCAAGCATCACTAAAGCTCCCGAGATGCTCGGTGGTCGGGTCAAAACTCTTCATCCTGCCGTTCACGGAG GTATCCTCTCACGAGACATTCCATCTGATCTTGCTGATCTTACAGCCAATTCCATTTCCCCCATCACTTTAGTCGTTTGCAACCTTTACCCATTCGTACTTCAAACCTCAAAACCTGATTGTACACTTGCAGGAGcaattgaagagattgacATCGGAGGAGTAACGTTATTGAGAGCAGCGGCCAAGAATCATGGACGAGtctcaatcatctcatcaccatCAGATTATGAGACTATTATTTCCGAGATCAAGTCAAATGGAAAAGTATCAGAGGAGACTAGAAGAGGATTAGCAATCAAAGCATTCGAAGATACCAAATCATACGATGAAGCTATCAGCGATTACTTTAGAAAGGTTTATGCTACTCCTggtacagaagatgatatgaaagCTGGTGCTGGTGTGGGTTATCAAAGATTACAATTGAGATACGGTGCCAACCCTCATCAAAAACCTGCTCAAGCTTTCGTcgaaaaaggtgaaatgcCAATAAAGA CACTTTCCGGATCTCCTGGTTACATCAACCTTCTTGATGCTCTCAACTCATGGGCTCTCGTCAAAGAGCTCGCCGCTGCTCTGGATCTCCCCGCTGCTGCCTCTTTCAAGCATGTCTCACCTGCCGGTGCGGCTGTCGGTCTCCCTCTTGATGAGCGGGCTGCCAAGGTTTTCGGCGTAGATGACTTGAAAGATCTCTCTCCTTTGGCTTGTGCTTATGCTCGTGCTCGAG GCGCCGACAGAATGTCCTCTTTCGGTGATTGGGTCGCTCTCTCTCACACTGTTGATGTGCCCACCGCCAAAATCATTTCTCGAGAAGTATCAGACGGTGTCATTGCACCCGGATATGAGCCCGAAGCATTAGCAATTTtgagcaagaagaagggcGGTAAATACTGTGTCCtccaa ATGGACCCAGACTTTGTCCCCTCTGAAATTGAGACTCGACAAGTCTACGGTATATCACTCCAACAAAAACGAAACGACTGCAAGATCGACGCATCATTATTCGAAAACGTCGTCACCGAAAACAAAGAT TTACCTAAATCCGCCATCATCGATCTCATCGTAGCCACCCTTGCTCTCAAATACACACAATCCAATTCCGTTTGTTACGCATTGAACGGTACCATCATCGGACTTGGTGCAGGTCAACAGTCAAGAATCCACTGTACCCGATTGGCGGGTGATAAAGCGGATAACTGGTGGATAAGACATCACCCTAAAGTTCTCGCTCTTCCTTTCAAGAAAGGAACCAAACGAGCGGACAAAGCCAACGCTATCGATTTGTTCGTTACCGGACAAGCATTTGACGCTGAGGGTGGTGAACGAGCACAATGGGAATCTTTATTCGATTCAACACCTGAACCTTTGAccaaagaggagaagaagcaaCATTTGGCTGAATTAAAAGGAGTAGCTTGCTCTTCAGAcgctttcttccccttcccaGACAACGTTCACCGAGCAAAGAGAAGTGGTGCAACTTATTTAGCTGCTCCAAGTGGAAGTATAATGGATAAGGAGTGCATCAAAGCTGCGGATGAGAACAACTTGGTCTTTGTTCACCACAACTTGAGATTGGTAAGTTCCATACCACCATTTTCATGA